In the Nitrospirales bacterium LBB_01 genome, one interval contains:
- the recA gene encoding recombinase RecA gives MAKEADTQKAVKDKERAIEAAISQLEKTFGKGTVMKLGESAVTDGIRVIPTGSLTLDIATGVGGLPRGRVVEIFGPESSGKTTLALSAIAQAQKTGGVAAFIDAEHALDVSYASRLGVKISELLISQPDSGEQALEVAETLVRSNALDILVIDSVAALVPKAEIEGDMGDQLPGLQARLMSQALRKLTSAIARSSTTVVFINQIRLKIGVMFGSPETTSGGNALKFYASMRLDIRKIDNLKVNQEIIGGRVRVKVVKNKVAPPFRQAEFDIYYNEGISKAGEIVDLGVEMGVIERTGTWYSYGTTKIGQGRDNARRFLTENENIFKEAELRILEAGKISRAVPAVLNQDLDE, from the coding sequence ATGGCAAAAGAAGCTGATACACAAAAGGCAGTTAAAGATAAAGAGCGGGCTATTGAGGCTGCGATATCGCAGTTAGAGAAGACCTTTGGTAAGGGGACTGTAATGAAGCTGGGTGAGTCTGCCGTTACTGATGGAATCAGGGTGATTCCTACCGGCTCGCTGACTCTTGATATTGCTACCGGTGTGGGGGGGCTGCCCAGAGGTCGTGTTGTAGAAATCTTTGGGCCTGAGTCTTCAGGCAAAACGACACTTGCGCTAAGTGCCATAGCACAAGCACAGAAGACAGGAGGGGTTGCCGCATTTATTGACGCCGAGCACGCTCTTGATGTTAGCTACGCCTCACGACTGGGCGTTAAGATATCCGAGCTTTTGATTTCTCAGCCCGATAGCGGTGAGCAGGCACTTGAGGTGGCAGAAACTCTGGTTAGAAGCAATGCGCTTGATATTTTAGTGATAGATTCTGTGGCAGCACTGGTTCCCAAGGCAGAAATTGAGGGAGATATGGGAGACCAACTACCAGGCCTTCAGGCACGGCTTATGAGTCAGGCTCTCAGAAAGCTCACATCGGCAATTGCAAGGTCATCAACCACGGTTGTGTTTATAAATCAGATAAGACTAAAAATCGGCGTCATGTTTGGAAGCCCTGAGACCACATCTGGTGGTAATGCCCTTAAGTTTTACGCCTCTATGCGGCTTGATATAAGAAAAATAGATAATTTGAAAGTTAATCAGGAAATAATAGGCGGGCGGGTTCGCGTCAAGGTAGTTAAAAACAAGGTGGCTCCTCCATTTAGACAGGCTGAGTTTGACATATACTACAACGAGGGGATTTCTAAGGCCGGTGAGATTGTTGACCTTGGCGTTGAGATGGGAGTAATTGAGCGAACCGGCACATGGTACAGCTACGGCACTACAAAGATAGGGCAGGGCAGGGACAATGCCAGACGATTTCTGACTGAAAATGAGAATATTTTTAAAGAGGCTGAGTTGAGGATACTTGAGGCCGGGAAAATTTCCCGTGCTGTACCTGCCGTCTTAAATCAGGATTTAGATGAGTGA
- a CDS encoding NAD(P)-binding protein yields the protein MEDKRDLTLIVGAGVAGLTAGYLLAKAGKKCLIVEKEAVAGGQCRSFILDDIIFDLGPHVLFPNPGAEAEDFIFTLLKDEPLITRIWKFGIVNGKKSWTMPAGILELLFYPWIIKKQILLSYLKKGQVNPKELISAESDITAKFGPVYYNEVLGPMIHKKALMTGDLVHADWIARVDRDIHHRKEPFRDPHVGGILHKVKYIFNAMRKKYVYPANGFQTIADKLLQRYKEAGGELILNCKQLEFEKTEDKITAVIVDGNKHSVENVVWSASANQLNTLLGNDSLKFHYADITNVFLTYKQKRRKKRPLLYVYYTDPSFIFKRVYYPSNIFGDKTPDEKEGICVTIHETSEIAAMTDTQLVDKCVSDIESAGIFKAANLRKSKVVRLGNSMPLYSLDYETELQRNFMEIDKKYKNLYSIGRLGGFFFCMTPPAVSQGIKLTNHLLKGHER from the coding sequence ATGGAAGATAAAAGAGACTTGACTCTGATTGTAGGAGCAGGTGTGGCAGGGCTTACTGCCGGATACTTGCTGGCTAAGGCGGGCAAAAAGTGCTTAATTGTGGAGAAAGAAGCTGTGGCAGGCGGTCAGTGCCGCTCGTTTATTCTTGATGACATTATATTTGATTTAGGCCCTCATGTGCTGTTTCCTAACCCGGGAGCTGAGGCTGAGGATTTCATTTTTACTCTTTTGAAAGATGAGCCGCTGATTACCAGAATTTGGAAATTTGGAATAGTTAACGGAAAAAAGTCATGGACAATGCCTGCTGGAATCTTAGAACTATTGTTTTACCCGTGGATTATTAAAAAACAGATACTTCTGTCGTATCTTAAAAAAGGGCAAGTAAATCCAAAAGAACTAATATCTGCCGAATCGGACATTACGGCAAAGTTTGGCCCTGTTTATTACAACGAGGTGCTTGGCCCCATGATTCACAAAAAAGCCCTTATGACCGGCGATTTAGTACATGCCGACTGGATAGCAAGAGTGGACAGAGACATCCACCATCGCAAGGAACCCTTCAGAGACCCCCATGTTGGCGGCATCTTGCATAAAGTAAAATATATCTTTAACGCTATGCGCAAAAAGTACGTGTATCCGGCTAACGGCTTTCAGACAATTGCCGATAAACTTCTGCAAAGATATAAAGAAGCAGGGGGCGAATTAATTTTAAATTGTAAACAATTAGAGTTTGAAAAAACTGAGGATAAAATAACTGCTGTAATTGTTGATGGCAACAAGCACAGTGTTGAAAATGTCGTATGGAGCGCCTCAGCAAATCAATTAAACACGCTCTTAGGTAACGACTCACTAAAATTCCACTATGCTGATATAACAAACGTATTTCTGACATATAAACAAAAACGTCGCAAAAAAAGACCTCTCCTGTATGTTTACTACACAGACCCCTCATTTATATTTAAGCGGGTTTATTATCCCTCAAATATTTTTGGTGATAAGACCCCTGACGAAAAGGAGGGTATATGTGTTACAATTCACGAGACTTCGGAGATTGCGGCGATGACGGATACTCAACTTGTTGACAAATGTGTCTCAGATATAGAAAGCGCTGGGATTTTTAAAGCCGCCAACCTTCGTAAGTCTAAGGTTGTAAGGCTTGGCAACTCAATGCCGCTTTACAGTCTTGATTATGAAACAGAGTTGCAGAGAAATTTTATGGAAATAGATAAAAAGTATAAAAATCTGTACTCAATTGGGAGATTAGGCGGGTTTTTCTTTTGTATGACGCCCCCCGCCGTCTCACAGGGTATTAAGCTCACAAACCATCTGCTAAAGGGACATGAACGATAA
- a CDS encoding NAD-dependent epimerase — MNDNILITGAAGFIGYHLCKRLLEDGKSVSGIDNLNDYYDVKLKQDRLSQLKQHNNFRFHKFDLTDRENIAKVFENGFDTVVNLAAQAGVRYSLINPYSYVDTNITGFLNILEGCKNTGVKHLVFASSSSVYGANTNMPFSVTQNVDHPVSLYAATKKSNELMAHVYSSLYSLPTTGLRFFTVYGPWGRPDMALFLFTKAIIEGNPIKVFNYGDMNRDFTYIDDIVEGVIRVMGKIPEPSPDWSGENPDPSVSYAPYTLYNIGNNQPIKLLDFIEIIEELLNKKAIKELLPIQPGDVSSTYANIDALTQSFDFRPKTPIREGIKNFIDWYANYYDVSL; from the coding sequence ATGAACGATAATATACTTATAACCGGTGCGGCAGGCTTTATTGGCTATCATCTGTGCAAGAGACTTCTTGAAGATGGGAAATCTGTCTCAGGCATAGATAATTTAAATGACTACTACGACGTCAAACTAAAACAAGACCGCCTCAGCCAATTAAAACAGCACAATAATTTCAGATTTCATAAGTTTGATCTGACCGACAGGGAAAACATTGCTAAAGTTTTTGAGAATGGTTTTGACACGGTTGTAAATTTGGCTGCTCAGGCAGGGGTCAGATACTCCCTGATAAACCCATACTCTTACGTTGACACCAATATAACTGGATTTTTAAACATCCTTGAGGGCTGCAAAAATACAGGTGTTAAACACCTTGTGTTTGCCTCGTCAAGCTCAGTGTATGGAGCTAACACTAATATGCCCTTCAGTGTTACTCAAAATGTCGACCACCCAGTGTCCCTTTATGCAGCAACCAAAAAGTCAAACGAGCTAATGGCGCATGTTTACAGCAGCCTCTATAGTTTGCCAACGACAGGGTTAAGGTTTTTTACCGTGTATGGCCCATGGGGACGCCCCGATATGGCGCTTTTTCTTTTTACAAAGGCAATTATTGAGGGAAATCCCATAAAGGTTTTTAACTATGGAGACATGAACCGTGATTTCACCTACATTGATGACATAGTTGAGGGGGTAATCAGAGTAATGGGAAAAATTCCTGAGCCATCCCCAGACTGGAGCGGTGAAAACCCTGACCCCTCTGTTAGTTATGCCCCTTACACTCTCTATAATATCGGCAACAATCAGCCAATAAAACTGTTGGATTTTATAGAAATCATAGAAGAGCTGTTAAACAAAAAAGCCATCAAGGAATTGCTACCGATTCAGCCCGGCGATGTCTCCTCAACATACGCCAACATTGACGCTCTTACACAGAGTTTTGACTTCAGACCAAAGACTCCAATCCGTGAGGGAATTAAAAATTTCATTGACTGGTACGCCAACTATTACGATGTAAGCCTGTAG